From Deinococcota bacterium, one genomic window encodes:
- a CDS encoding Maf family protein, with translation MVLASASPRRLELLGRLGLLFRAVPADIDETPLENEAPEGLVERLSLAKARTVAGRYPEALVIAADTVVVDGGVLNKPRDAAENRRFIARLSGRVHHVHTGHALLYGGRESAAVVTTAVRFRPLTAREQDWYVRTGEGLDKAGGYGVQGYGAALVSRLEGCYFNVVGLSLSHLLEAARGLGVELV, from the coding sequence ATTGTGCTGGCAAGCGCCTCGCCGCGCCGCCTCGAGCTGCTCGGCAGGTTGGGGCTCCTTTTCAGGGCCGTCCCGGCCGACATCGACGAGACGCCCCTCGAGAACGAGGCGCCCGAGGGGCTGGTCGAGCGCCTCAGCCTGGCGAAGGCGCGGACGGTGGCCGGGCGTTACCCCGAGGCACTGGTCATCGCCGCGGACACGGTGGTGGTGGACGGCGGCGTCCTCAACAAGCCCCGGGACGCCGCGGAGAACCGCCGCTTCATCGCGCGGCTCTCCGGCCGCGTGCATCACGTCCATACCGGTCACGCGCTGCTCTATGGGGGGCGGGAGAGCGCGGCGGTGGTCACCACGGCGGTGCGCTTCCGGCCGCTCACGGCGCGCGAACAGGACTGGTACGTGAGAACGGGTGAGGGCCTCGACAAGGCGGGCGGCTACGGCGTCCAGGGTTACGGTGCGGCCCTCGTCAGTCGCCTCGAGGGCTGCTATTTCAACGTCGTGGGCCTGAGCCTCTCTCACCTGCTGGAGGCCGCACGGGGGCTGGGGGTCGAGCTTGTCTAG
- a CDS encoding beta-ureidopropionase, producing MIRHALVQFTPVKGQLRRNLARLSEILRRLEEEEVGVLCLPETSLSGYFLQAGVREQAIRAEALYELLGGCLAEAGWKAPLDICLGFYERDGGDFYNSALYAEFGTAEAGIKHVHRKLFLPSYGVFDEERFVTRGRHVDAFDTRFGRAGMLICEDAWHSSTAAVLALKGADVLYIPTASPARDFAGSVPANARRWLATAEGIAAEHGVFVLTSGLTGFEGGKGFTGLSNAVDPRGRVIAEAPLFTEAVLLVDIFLEAVAVARYENPLLADLRANLPELVRAFEEANSRP from the coding sequence ATGATCCGTCACGCCCTCGTCCAGTTCACGCCCGTCAAGGGCCAGTTACGCCGCAACCTGGCGCGGCTCAGCGAGATCTTGAGGCGGCTCGAGGAGGAGGAGGTCGGTGTGCTGTGCCTGCCCGAGACCTCGCTCTCGGGTTACTTTCTGCAGGCGGGGGTGCGCGAGCAGGCGATACGCGCCGAGGCGCTCTACGAGCTGCTGGGAGGTTGCCTCGCGGAGGCGGGCTGGAAGGCGCCCCTGGACATCTGCCTGGGCTTTTATGAACGCGACGGCGGCGACTTCTACAACAGCGCCCTCTACGCCGAGTTCGGCACCGCCGAGGCGGGCATCAAGCACGTGCACCGCAAGCTCTTCTTGCCCAGCTACGGCGTTTTCGACGAGGAGCGCTTCGTGACGCGCGGGCGGCACGTAGACGCCTTCGACACCCGCTTCGGCCGGGCCGGCATGCTGATCTGCGAGGACGCCTGGCACTCGAGCACCGCCGCCGTCCTGGCCCTAAAGGGCGCCGACGTCCTCTACATCCCGACCGCCTCCCCCGCCCGCGACTTCGCCGGCAGCGTCCCCGCCAACGCCCGCCGCTGGCTGGCGACCGCCGAGGGCATCGCCGCCGAGCACGGCGTCTTCGTCCTGACCAGCGGTCTGACCGGCTTCGAGGGCGGCAAGGGCTTTACCGGCCTGTCCAACGCCGTGGACCCGCGGGGCCGGGTCATCGCCGAGGCGCCCCTCTTTACGGAGGCGGTCTTGCTGGTAGACATCTTTCTCGAGGCCGTCGCCGTGGCCCGCTACGAGAACCCGCTCCTGGCCGATTTGCGCGCCAACCTGCCCGAGCTCGTGCGCGCCTTTGAGGAGGCGAACAGCCGACCATGA
- a CDS encoding NAD+ synthase: protein MTVTEKTPGITLIRAEGRPQGRLELNLPLVSDFLIAFLRDEVGRKGFDKVLVALSGGVDSAVTAYLAARAFGPENVCVLRLPYRTSSPASLEHAGLVIDDLGVHSETIDITAAVDGYASLAPGITPHRKGNLMSRVRMMIGFDKSAQWAALPLGTGNKTERLFGYYTWHGDDAPPVNPLGDLFKTQVWALAKHLGVPDEVVSKPPSADLIEGQSDEGDLGISYERADTILLHHLAGYEDGSIRGLGFEQRELDLVKGKVAQTHWKRQGPIQAMISSTAIGEFYLRPVDY from the coding sequence ATGACCGTCACCGAAAAAACGCCAGGCATCACCTTGATCCGCGCCGAGGGCCGCCCACAAGGGCGCCTCGAGCTCAACCTGCCGCTCGTCAGCGACTTTCTGATCGCCTTTTTGCGGGACGAGGTGGGCCGCAAGGGTTTCGACAAGGTCCTCGTCGCCCTCTCCGGCGGCGTGGACAGCGCCGTGACGGCCTATCTGGCCGCTCGAGCCTTCGGTCCCGAGAACGTTTGCGTCCTGCGCCTGCCCTATAGGACCTCGAGTCCTGCTTCGCTCGAGCACGCGGGGCTCGTCATCGACGATTTGGGCGTTCACAGCGAGACCATCGACATCACCGCGGCGGTGGACGGCTACGCCAGCCTCGCGCCCGGCATAACGCCGCACCGGAAGGGCAACCTCATGAGCCGGGTCAGGATGATGATCGGCTTCGACAAGTCGGCTCAGTGGGCCGCCCTGCCGCTCGGCACCGGCAACAAGACCGAGCGCCTCTTCGGCTACTACACCTGGCACGGCGACGACGCGCCGCCCGTCAACCCCTTGGGCGACCTCTTCAAGACCCAGGTCTGGGCCTTGGCCAAGCACCTCGGCGTGCCCGACGAGGTGGTCAGCAAGCCGCCCAGCGCCGACCTGATCGAAGGCCAGTCCGACGAGGGCGACCTGGGCATCAGCTACGAGCGCGCCGACACCATCTTGCTGCATCACCTGGCGGGTTACGAAGACGGCTCCATCCGCGGCCTGGGCTTCGAGCAGAGGGAGCTAGACCTGGTCAAGGGCAAGGTCGCCCAGACCCACTGGAAGCGCCAAGGGCCGATTCAAGCGATGATCTCGTCTACCGCCATCGGCGAGTTCTATCTGCGGCCGGTGGACTACTGA
- a CDS encoding VOC family protein, producing MTIPSTFDIHGLIPFYPCHDLAATADFYGRDLKLPLARDQETCLIFRVTAGAYLGFCQHDGPLPRHQGLILTLLANDVDGLYGRLRSLGVETEGAPRLSEGYRIYHFFARDPDGYRLEVQRFVEPLD from the coding sequence ATGACCATTCCTTCTACTTTCGACATCCACGGCCTGATCCCCTTCTATCCCTGCCACGACCTCGCGGCGACCGCCGACTTCTACGGCCGTGACCTCAAGCTCCCTCTCGCCCGCGACCAGGAGACCTGCCTGATCTTTCGCGTCACGGCGGGCGCCTACCTGGGCTTTTGCCAGCATGACGGCCCGCTGCCGCGGCACCAGGGACTCATCCTCACGCTGCTTGCTAACGACGTGGACGGCCTCTACGGGCGGCTGCGCAGCTTGGGCGTCGAAACCGAGGGCGCGCCCCGGCTGAGCGAAGGCTACCGCATCTACCACTTTTTCGCGCGCGACCCCGACGGCTACCGCCTCGAGGTCCAGCGCTTCGTGGAGCCCCTTGACTAG
- a CDS encoding phosphatase PAP2 family protein, with product MSLLTQLGSIHVLAALSLLTAVLLRRFWRREALFFGLSVAGAGGLILFVKGFLARPRPDLFEPLMHTGSFSFPSGHSLGTAAFLSSLALVWWRRSPRYRLPFAVFAALAALGVGLSRVYLQVHYPSDVLAGWLLGLAWVLELNAWFGRAAAGRPD from the coding sequence ATGTCGCTCTTGACCCAGTTGGGCTCGATCCACGTCTTGGCCGCGCTGTCGCTTCTCACGGCCGTCCTGCTGCGGCGCTTCTGGCGGCGCGAGGCCTTGTTTTTCGGGCTCAGCGTGGCGGGCGCGGGCGGCCTCATCCTCTTCGTCAAGGGCTTCTTGGCGCGGCCCCGGCCCGACCTCTTCGAGCCGCTCATGCACACGGGCTCCTTTTCCTTTCCGAGCGGGCACAGCCTGGGCACCGCGGCCTTCCTGTCGAGCCTGGCGCTGGTCTGGTGGCGGCGCAGCCCGCGCTACCGCCTGCCCTTCGCGGTCTTCGCCGCCCTCGCGGCGCTCGGCGTCGGCCTGTCGCGGGTCTACTTGCAGGTCCACTACCCCTCGGACGTCCTGGCGGGCTGGCTGCTCGGGCTCGCCTGGGTGCTCGAGCTCAACGCCTGGTTTGGCAGAGCGGCGGCCGGACGCCCTGACTGA
- the mscL gene encoding large-conductance mechanosensitive channel protein MscL: MKQFFADFRAFIARGNVIDLAVAVVVGVAFSAIITSLVENILMPIIGLLVGGVDYSELALILRGAQLYGSVAEAEAAGAPVLRYGLFLNAVINFLIVAFAMFLVVRAVVRLQALRRLEAALEEAAPAPEVVLLQEIRDLLAAQARPQG, translated from the coding sequence ATGAAACAGTTTTTCGCTGACTTCAGAGCCTTTATCGCGCGCGGCAACGTGATCGACCTGGCGGTGGCGGTGGTGGTGGGCGTGGCCTTTAGCGCCATCATCACCTCGCTGGTCGAGAACATCCTCATGCCCATCATCGGCCTCTTGGTGGGTGGGGTGGACTATTCGGAGCTGGCCCTTATCCTGCGGGGCGCCCAGCTCTACGGTTCGGTCGCCGAGGCCGAGGCGGCCGGCGCGCCGGTCTTGCGCTACGGCCTCTTTCTCAACGCCGTCATCAACTTTCTGATCGTCGCCTTCGCCATGTTCCTGGTGGTCCGCGCGGTGGTCCGGCTGCAAGCCCTGCGCCGGCTCGAGGCGGCGCTCGAGGAGGCCGCGCCGGCGCCCGAAGTGGTCCTTTTGCAAGAGATCCGCGACCTCCTGGCCGCGCAAGCGCGCCCCCAGGGCTGA